AAACAAATAGGGGCTAGTTTGAATATTGAACTGCTTGCAAACATCGTGTAATTTGTCCATAACCCCTTTTAAGTTACTGATATAATTTGATCTCTCTTGAAACCTTAGAGAACTTTTAGCATTCAAAAATCAGTTGCCTTGCTTTGTAGCAATTCCAATATTTTAATGCAGAAAGTTTAGTTTTATACTTTACCAGGTTGAGGTAAATTCACTGATtcagttgatattttgatgagcATAGACTTAAAAGgttctcttttcccttttttcttgaGCTAATTAGTATCCTCTCTcttctatttaaattttaggtGGAGGAGTGCTCTTCTTTGGAGGACATTTTTTACAACAGCAGTAGTAGCAGTGGTGTTGAGGACTTTCATTGTTTTTTGCCGGGTTGGACAATGTGGACTATTTGGGGAAGGAGGCCTCATCATGTTTGATGTCAACTCAGTGAATCCCACTTACAGCATTGCAGATCTACTGGCTGTAATATTCCTTGGAATGATTGGAGGCATTTTCGGGAGCCTTTACAATTATCTTGTGGACAAGGTCCTTCGCACTTACAGCATCATCAATGAGTATGTTCTAGAAATTCCCTTTATATTGATGAGTTTAAGACTGGTTATATTCGTCCCTGTATTATCCTCTGTATCACACACGCACATGCTCATAAttataaatacatacatacatatgcACACAAGCACACTGCATTAATAGCTACAAACAAGCCTTATTCCCAATGTTTTTTGGGGGCTGGCTAGTGATCCTGAACAGATTAGTTAAGGTCGGCTATTAATGCATACGAAACAGATTTGGGATACTACATTAATTGCTCTCTAAGTTAAATGCTAATATAAGTACTAAACTAAATCTTGGCTGTACAGAATTTCTATAGCTTTGCTGTTGCTGATTGTTGGGAATGAATTGCAGGAGAGGTCCTGTTTTTAAAATCCTTCTTGCCATCATCATCTCCCTTTTGACCTCCTGTTGTTCTTATGGCCTTCCATGGTTATCAAAGTGCATTCCTTGTCCTGCTTCCTTGGGGGATCAGTGCCCCACTATAGGTCGCTATGGAAACTTCAAAAGTTTCCAATGTCCACCTAACAATTACAATGATCTTGCTTCCCTATTTATGACTACCAATGATGATGCTATCCGCAACCTATTTAGCTCTGGTTTTGACAAGGAATTTCAGCTCTCTACTCTTATAGTTTTCTTTGCTGCTATATACTGCTTAGGCATTATTACCTATGGAATTGCCGTTCCCTCTGGGCTCTTCATCCCTGTCATACTTGCTGGGGCTTCTTATGGACGCCTTGTTGGGACTCTCCTCGGTTCTCTCTCTGATCTTGATGTGGGCTTCTTTGCCTTACTTGGAGCCGCATCCTTCTTGGGGGGCACGATGAGAATGACTGTTTCTCTCTGTGTGATACTTCTTGAACTTACTAATAGTCTACTAATGCTCCCATTGGTAATGCTAGTTCTCCTTATTTCAAAAACTGTGGCTGATTGTTTCAACAAGGGTGTCTATGACCAAATTGTGGAAATGAAGGGGTTTCCATTTTTGGAAGCCCATGCTGAACCATACATGAGGAACTTGACTGCAAGTGATGTTGTTTCTGGTCCATTAGTCACATTTTCTGGGATTGAAAAAGTGGCCAATATATTATATGCTCTAAAAATAACAAAGCATAATGGATTCCCTGTGATTGATGAGCCACCATTCTCAGATGCTCCCCAGTTGTGTGGACTTGTTCTGAGGTCTCATCTGCTGGTGTTGCTTAAAGGAAAGAAGTTCACAAAGCGGAGGATGGCAATTGGATCTAACATGTTGAGGACGTTCAATGCACAAGATTTTGATAAGGCAGGATCAGGCAAGGGGGTCAAGCTGGAGGATTTAGACATCAAGGAAGAGGAACTTGAGATGTATGTTGATCTCCATCCCATCGTTAATACGTCCCCATACGCAGTAGTTGAGACAATGTCTCTTGCAAAAGCTGCAGTTCTCTTTCGACAGCTTGGCCTCAGGCACATGTTGGTTACGCCAAGGAGGCCCGGGgtaagatctctctctctctctctctctcatgcaaaTATACATGTCTAGTAGAAGCACATTCATGTTAAGCTTGTAAGCATGTGTGTGCGCGAGCGCACATATTCAATTACTCAAGGCTGGTTTTGTAACAACAATTTGTGTTTCTGGGAATCAGCCtctccaaaaaataattttgggagGGGTTAAGACTATCTATCAATCACCTCTCTTAGATCCCATAGAAGTgtgagttttgttttgtatatGAGGTACGACTTTTATAAGCTTGAGTACAAAAGAGTCGccattttttttgtgaatatGGCATGTGGAACATGTAATAGGTGGGTACATGTTGTCTTTCTAATTGATCTATTTGCCTTGGGGATGTCAAACTTCATGCAGTAACTCAATTTTCCAATTTTCAAAGAGGAGTTAAAAGTTGTGAATAGAAACTGCTGcagtaacacacacacacatgcatttTGTGGTGTTACTTTCAAACGGACTTTGCATCTTTTGTCCCTTTGTCAATCTTTTAGAAGTTCCCAGCAAAATATATTTGACGCTCACACAAATAGTAATATCCACTGTGAAATATTTGTATTTTGCAGAGGCCTCCAGTTGTTGGAATCTTGACGCGGCATGACTTCATGTCAGAGCATGTATTGGGACTTTACCCACAATTTCAGCCTAAGAAGTAGAGTGAGCAATTTACACAACGGATCTGTATCATCACTTTAAAAgctattatcatttttttataattgttattgCCATTTTTTGGAAATGGAAGACTCatgtaaccaaacaaaagaagaaagtatttaaaaatcaaaacatgtGTAAGGATTAGCTGCgtttttgttgttgctgttatgaccattagctttcttcttctttttctaggAAGTATCAGTTGATATATAGGTCATTGGCTGCATAATTGGTATTAAGCAAACagttaaaaagagagagaacttttgtctcattttttgtttttaattgaacTGAAAAGAGGAGGGAGTGTTtgagtttacttttttttttttttataattttataattattttatatttgatttggtTTGAGTTTAATTATAACATACAAGATACTTATTTGATCATTAGTCATAAGTACAAAGTAGTagtgattattttattttattattttttgtgtggataattTGATCAATGAGTTGAAAGATTTGAACTTTAgatgtttttgttgaaaacactTAAAAACTTTAGTTGAGCTATAAAGTTTTTCGCATAATTGTTTGCGGAATCACATATTATTGGGAtacacaatttctttttttttttggaaactgGATACACAATTTCTTACAAACTTATCGTGAGAGGAATTTAatcataaaatatgtgtttttatgtttCACTTTGCAATATTATGATGTGaccactaatatatatatatatatatatgtatatatattttgagagatagtttcaatttatggtCTGCCTTTAATGgttgttttttatcattagTCTAAGACATCAATAGGTTTGTTAGTGTAAATGAAGattttttattgaactaaaaaCGTCTTATTTGACCACAAGAAACTTAACTAATCTGTCTtgttttatactatttttttatgaaaaaattttaccaattgaatCAACTGGAACCCACAAATATAACTACTAAGCGATCATATTTTACCAATGTATTTCTGTTTCTATTTGATCAATAACGTCGAAGATTATAAAAGAAAGTACCAACATTGTGTGGTGGTCATGCATGATAATGTGAATGCACGGCTGGCCTTATTGGTAAATGACAAAtatacatcaaaaaaaaatattggtaaATGACAAAGGGCAAACAGGAGTTAGCCCAAATTGAAGAAACTGttcatcaataaataaataaaaataaagaagccAAGCTGTAAACTGTGCTCTATTTTATTGCAAATTgggattcaaaaataaattattagagAGAGAGTCTGTGAATTTCTGTTGAACTACAATTTTTGTGATTACAACTTGttctaaatttgattttttttttttttttttatcattcaaattaaaaaagtttcaattttaaaggcatatattttgttcattaCAGCTAAAGGCTAATGTGACATTAATAGAAAATATATGAAATGATGAAATTGCTAACATTAAAATATTCCAAATATGCAattgtaattttgaaaattttgggatggAAGTCTAATTTTGAATCAAATCTAAATACAAAAAgtacttataaaaattataaaaaatattacttcCATCTTTAGAGTTTGGTTGAACTTCGTTTTTCTTTCGTAACTATTAAACACGTTACACTTTTTGTCCTTCGTCTTTCATCAACTTTATATCTATGTTTATGGGAATGTCATCGTGACATTATTTGATGattaatttatatctatttttgaattccTTTGGGTGTCAGGCTCATGAAGCACTAAAATGTTGTGAGATTGGGCATTTTACTTTTGATTAGAGTTATCATTGCAAGGTACTTGATGAGTTTGAGTATGCATATCCAGCATAAATATTGGAGCTATTAGTATAAAAGGACTTTAGTTTTTGGATGTTGAATACGggaaatgctaaattttttttttttgaagttaaaatttagattaattAGTTTGGCATGGGAACTTGGAAGCTCAAAGTTACCACAGAACACATTTACACCATATGAGATCCACTTGCACAATAACAATCAAATTCGCACCATTTAAAGTATTGTAATCTCCTTCATTTAAATTGTTGATATTCTTGGAAAAGTCATGTTATAATATAATGCGCCGAGTCACATGGTGTTATTATTTGTAACGAATTATGGTTAACacttataacaaaaaaaaaagagctactTATTATTAAGGAAAGTGTTAGCACTTATACCTAAATAAACTACTTATTAAACTTGTAAAAGTTGTATTAACGCGTATCATtaagacaattgttaataaattattttagaaaaattttaacacTATTATTATGGAGGATAATCAAAATATAGAAAATCGccaacaaaattaattgtttttttttaataaaatgttttaaaatatttcttaaactaATGATCCATCTGtaggggtaaaattcccaaagtcaacaatgggccttgggccccgcACGGAGCCCAACCATGACCAAAAGGGAAAAGGGGGACCAAAAGACTTCTGCCCCAATCCTGTTGAGCCCAGTTTATTTTaaaagacgtccgaggaggaatgtctccttgGACACATAAATATGGGCCCAATGTGCGCCCCCTCCACAGTGAAGAACCATCCCAAACAAACGTGAGTAGTAGGATGAGCCTCACACAGcaagaaagaggaaaatgtaAGATGTCCAGGGAgaaaccacaactgccgcattaaatgcaaggaagctactttttcagccgcattaatgtggagaagacaggcgaacagtgttacattggccagtgcaactcacagaaagataaggtggatgtccgatgggataagcactcaagtgaaggtccagatggttaacaagtgtaaggctcttatcaatttaaggaggctatataagagaaggaaagccccatgaagaagggatcGGAAAATTTAgagggaaaagagagagagagagattaaagaaTTCTGTAATCTTTAATTAGAGTAAGAGGTGCACTCCTACGTCTCCTCGGACTGGTATCCTGtgaacataaataaatattctcaCATTCAGACTGTTGCATGGCATATAACTAATTAACGTTCACTTCGTCcagccctagttctgtaacccgctctctacaaattcattgtctagggtcttttgggccagaaccacttgcttgctgggcctgggccccaaaaaccgtccctacaattggcgccgtctgtgggaagaacttgtgtctcgacaagtgaaactgtaagaaatggaaggattaggtccgcgccaaaccggacTTGCAGATTCCCAACGGCAGGACAATTTTTTGAATCTCGAACGAGAGAAAGACCAAGATAAGCAACtagagggcagtgtgaacacctctcacacgagtagaAGCCGCTCGAAAGGGAAAGGTCATGCATCCCATAAGCAAAACGATCGAAAGGCTCTACAAcaagagattgatgatttgaagaagaagctgcgcCGAGCGCAGCGAAAACGTCCTTCACCCGGCTCGGACACTAGCAGTGATGAGGATGACGAATACAGGCGAAGATCAAGAACCCCTCTGAGCGAGACTTTTTCCTACGAGGAAGAGCAGCCTCGCAAACGTGGCCACAAAAGCCCATCCTACCAAGGCCTGGCCAACGATGCCATGAGCAAAGCCCTGGGTCGCATCTCCTAGTCGCCTTTCACGCGTAGAATAGAGAGGGCAgagcttcctcggcggttccatcaaccaacgtttgccatatacaatggtcggactgacccagtagagcatgtaagccaaTTTAATCAAAGGATGGCCGTCCATTCCAGGGATGAGGCattaatgtgtaaggtgttttcgtccagcttgggacctatggcgatgagatggtttgatgccctcaagccgaattccatagattcctttaaacagctgacACAGGCTTTTGGTTCCTGCTTCATTACTAGCagtagagtccctcggcccctagATTCCCTCCTATccttgtccatgcgagaaggggagacactgaaggcctactcagacaggtactgggaaatgtataatgagatagaaGGAAATTACGATGACGTCACCATTAGTACGTTTAAAAGGGGCCTGCTGACGgagcatggcttaagaaagtccctcactgggaagccagtcaccagcgtgcgccaactcatggacagaattgacaagtacaaaagggtcgaggaggaccagcagaTGGGGAAGGGTAAAGCaaaggttgtccctcaggagaggagggacttcaggtcggaccgctttaACAGCAGTAACAGGCCGAGAAAAGACTACGCGGAACAGTTTGGATCCACTGGGACTCAGGCAGTCCATGCTGTATTTCGAGAGCCATTGCACAAGATCCTAGAAAAGGTGAAGTGCGAACCTTTCTTTCAATGGCCGAACAGGATAGCAGGTGACCCCTCGAAACGTAATCAGAATCTATATTGCGCGGACCACCAAGAGCCAGGTTACACCACCGATGATTGCAGGAATCTCAAAAACCACTTGGACCGGcttgtccgagaagggaagttgaggCATCTGTTGCATCGCCCTGAAGGATGGCAGGAACAGTCGAATATCGAAACCAGACAAAGTAcattgaggccacccattggcacaataaatgtcattcttgccgcacctaGAAGGACCGGTTCCAACCCTTTTAGAGTAATGTTAGTGGGCAGGTTCCCGACTGAGCCGGACGACAGGGAATCCAAGAGAGCCAGAGTGATTGCCACGCCCTTAATCAGGTTCTCGGAGGAGGACAAATAAGGAACCCTTCAACCCCACGATGATGCCCTACTTGTCACGCTTAGAATTGAaggttatgacgtgaaaagggtgttagttgatcaaggCAGCGCCGTGGAAgtaatgtaccctgacttgTATAAGAGGTTGAACTTGAAGCCAgaagacctgtcgccatacgattcCCCTCTGGTCAGCTTTGAAGGAAAAACCGTCACACCGAAAGGTATAATTAGGCTGTctgtgcaaacagactcagacgtggtggaggtgaacttcattgtggtagatgcgtactccccctacacagctattgtggccCGACCgtggcttcatgcactaggggctgtgccatcaaccttgcaccaaaaagtgaagtatTCGTCAGGAGGTCAAGTCAAAGAAATAATAGGGAACCAAGGAatggctaggcaatgcatggtgtcggcaatCTTACGACGACCAAATAGTGAACCTTCCATTTCAGCTGAGAAcggcttatagcaattaatGACCCCGGTCCCAACCGTGGGTGGTGGAGGTCCAGTCACGGAGGTGAGCTGTGAGGATCTGGAGAAAGTactcgtcggatcagaccctgAGAGGTTTTTTCAGATCGGCTCAGAATTACCACCCCAGGAGAAGTCaacactaattgattttctcCGACGGAACGTggacgtattcgcttgggatcCCTATGAGGCCCCTGGGGTTGACTCAGATCTTATCTGCCATCACCTTAATGTTAACCCGGCTATAACGCCTAAGAAGCAACCTCCTCGGCGACTGTCAAAAGAGCATGCAGACGTTGTGAGAGAAGAGGtcgcaaaattgaagaaagccggggctatcaaagaagtattctaccccgaatggttagccaacacaatcgtggtaaaaaagaagagcgggaaatggcaggtctgcgtagacttcacggacctaaacaaggcctgcccgaaggatcctttcctCATGCCACGGATAGACCGATTGGTAGATTCGACTGTCGGACacccccgaatgagttttttggacgccttctagggctaccatcagatatccctGACTGCcgaaaaccaagaaaaaactgcttttgtcaccccagtcggaaactatcattataaggtgatgcccttcggtttgaagaatgccgggtcgacctatcaaaggatgatgactaggatgtttgaacaaCAGATGAGTAAGAGCGTTGAAgtgtatatagatgacatggtggtaaaaagcaaattGGTGGCCGACCACATCAGAGACCTCGGCGACgtctttcaaattttgagaaagTACAAGCTATGACTGAacgcttccaaatgttcatttggggtgggatcaggaaaattcttaggctaTATGGTGACCCATAGAGGTATAGAAGTTAACCCTAACCAAATAAGAGTCATTCATAGCctgcagcctcctcggaatcccaaagaggtccagaagctcactggcatgatagCCGCTTTAAACTGTTTCATCTCTCGCTCAGCGGACAGATGCAGGCCTTtcttcctcctattgcacaagtggaagggcttcgagtggactgaggagtgtgctttagctttccaacagctcaaggaatacctcgcccgactGCCGATTATGTCTAATCCCGATGCCGACGAGGTGTTGTTCGCCTACATCGCAGTAGCCTCTCATGCGGTGAGCTTAGTGCTAACCCGAGAAGACAACGACACGCAGCGACCCgtctattacgtgagcaaaTCATTGCAGGAGGCAGAGACCCGGTATCTCCCCCTCGAAAAAGCTATTTTAGTCGTCGTACAAGCCACAcggaagctcccccactattttcagaCACACACTGTAGTTGTGCTAACTCAACTTCCGTTGAAATCCGTCCTCCGcagcgccgactacacaggCAGAATTGCAAAATGGGGAACGATTTTGGGCAccttcgacattagatacatgcctcgcaccacAGTAAAAGGCCAGGTCCTCGTTAATCTAgtagctgaatttgcggagccCACACTAAAGGGAAGGGAAGTGTCGGGATCGCTAAGTGCTGATGAGAAACTAATCAGCACAGTTATGAACACAATTGGTGGAAAGCACACATCGACAGTGCAGCGAACCAAAGGGGCTCAGGGGTGGGGCTCGTTCTGATCTCTCCCGAAGGGATAACCATAGAAAAGTCGTTGAGGCTCGAATTCTCAAccacgaataacgaagccgagtatgaggtgCTATTGGAGGGAATGTCAATGATCAGGAAATTGGGTGGAAAATTCGTAAAcatattctcggattcgagactcatCGTGGGACAAGTAAACGGGGAGTTGGAGGcaaaggatgaaagaatgcaagagtacctgGTCCGGGCTAAGCACCTGCAGACCCATTTCTATCACTTCCGTTTAACGCATGTACCTAGGAGCAAGAACACCCATGCTGATTCTTTCGCAACgctggccacctcctcggctcagccaCTTCCTCGAGTTATTTTAGTAGAGGATCTCTACCGCCCAATAACAGAAAAGGCCAACGGAATTTGGGTACACAACGTCAGGGCaggacctagctggatggatcctctGGTGTAGTTCTTAAAGCACGACACATTGCCAGACGATAAGGTTGAGGCCGACAAAATCAGGAGGAAAGCTTCTTGATTCTGGTTGTCTGAGGACTCCAAACTTTACAGACGCTCGTTCTCAGGGCCATACctgctgtgtgtgcacccagagGCTACTGAACTCATCCTggaggagttacatgaaggaatttgcggaAGTCATACGGGGGGTAGGTCCCTGTCCCATAGGGCCATAacgctgggttactggtggccgagcatgcataaagaggctctggaatatgtgaagaagtgcgaccagtgccaaaggttcgccccgAACATACACCAGCCAGGCGGAGAACTGA
This DNA window, taken from Quercus robur chromosome 2, dhQueRobu3.1, whole genome shotgun sequence, encodes the following:
- the LOC126716076 gene encoding chloride channel protein CLC-c-like encodes the protein MGEREEVQNNTDIEIGVERRGPSSSSSSSRSASPESRRITSSSLKEPLLLPHDAKRINQTSHLAIIGANVCPIESLDYEIIENDLFKQDWRSRTKNEILQYVFFKWTLVLIIGLGTGFVAFFNNLAVENIAGFKLLFTNSLMLKDKYFQAFAAYAGCNMVLAIAAAGLCAYISPAAAGSGIPEVKAYLNGIDAHSILAPSTLFVKIFGSIFGVAAGFVVGKEGPMVHTGACIASLLGQGGSRKYGLTWKWLRYFKNDLDRRDLITCGAAAGVAAAFRAPVGGVLFALEEIASWWRSALLWRTFFTTAVVAVVLRTFIVFCRVGQCGLFGEGGLIMFDVNSVNPTYSIADLLAVIFLGMIGGIFGSLYNYLVDKVLRTYSIINERGPVFKILLAIIISLLTSCCSYGLPWLSKCIPCPASLGDQCPTIGRYGNFKSFQCPPNNYNDLASLFMTTNDDAIRNLFSSGFDKEFQLSTLIVFFAAIYCLGIITYGIAVPSGLFIPVILAGASYGRLVGTLLGSLSDLDVGFFALLGAASFLGGTMRMTVSLCVILLELTNSLLMLPLVMLVLLISKTVADCFNKGVYDQIVEMKGFPFLEAHAEPYMRNLTASDVVSGPLVTFSGIEKVANILYALKITKHNGFPVIDEPPFSDAPQLCGLVLRSHLLVLLKGKKFTKRRMAIGSNMLRTFNAQDFDKAGSGKGVKLEDLDIKEEELEMYVDLHPIVNTSPYAVVETMSLAKAAVLFRQLGLRHMLVTPRRPGRPPVVGILTRHDFMSEHVLGLYPQFQPKK
- the LOC126706100 gene encoding uncharacterized protein LOC126706100 — its product is MGKGKAKVVPQERRDFRSDRFNSSNRPRKDYAEQFGSTGTQAVHAVFREPLHKILEKVKCEPFFQWPNRIAGDPSKRNQNLYCADHQEPGYTTDDCRNLKNHLDRLVREGKLRHLLHRPEGWQEQSNIETRQSTLRPPIGTINVILAAPRRTGSNPFRVMLVGRFPTEPDDRESKRARVIATPLIRFSEEDK